One segment of Panicum virgatum strain AP13 chromosome 3K, P.virgatum_v5, whole genome shotgun sequence DNA contains the following:
- the LOC120696494 gene encoding fatty acid desaturase DES3-like has protein sequence MHQQTTTPTQLQTTTPPYPQNKIMRHQQQQRQEEEAAAKATEDSRLVFDAGKPPPFRIGDVRAAVPAHCWRKSPLRSLSYVARDVAVVAGLAVAAAALDTWALWPIYWAAQGTMFWALFVLGHDCGHGSFSDSGTLNSAVGHLLHSFILVPYHGWRISHRTHHQNHGHIERDESWHPITEKLYRQLEPRTKKLRFTVPFPLLAFPVYLWYRSPGKNGSHFLPSSDLFSPKERADVMLSTTCCCVMLASLLAMACAFGPLHLLKLYTVPYLVFVMWLDLVTYLHHHGSPEQQLPWYRGEEWSYLRGGLTTVDRDYGWINKIHHDIGTHVIHHLFPQIPHYHLVEATKAARPVLGRYYREPQKSAGPLPLHLFGVLLRSLRVDHFVSDHGDVVYYQTDHTLLDQHPKRP, from the exons ATGCATCAgcagacgacgacgccgacgcagcTGCAAACAACAACGCCGCCGTACCCGCAAAATAAAATTATGaggcatcagcagcagcagcggcaggaggaggaggcggccgccaAGGCCACCGAAGACAGCCGCTTGGTCTTCGACGCCGGCAAGCCGCCTCCCTTCCGCATCGGCGacgtccgcgccgccgtgccggcccaCTGCTGGCGCAAGAGCCCCCTGCGGTCGCTGTCGTACGTGGCAAGGGACGTGGCCGTGGTGGCGGggctggccgtggcggcggcggcgctcgacacCTGGGCGCTCTGGCCCATCTACTGGGCGGCGCAGGGCACAATGTTCTGGGCGCTCTTCGTCCTCGGACACGACTG TGGGCACGGGAGCTTCTCTGACAGCGGCACTCTCAACAGCGCGGTGGGGCATCTCCTCCACTCCTTCATCCTCGTCCCCTACCATGGATG gagGATCAGCCACAGAACGCACCATCAGAACCACGGCCACATTGAAAGGGACGAGTCATGGCACCCG ATCACGGAGAAGCTTTACCGGCAGCTTGAACCACGCACCAAGAAGCTACGCTTCACCGTCCCGTTCCCGCTCCTCGCATTCCCCGTCTACCTA TGGTACAGGAGCCCCGGCAAGAATGGATCTCACTTTCTTCCCAGCAGCGACCTGTTCAGCCCCAAGGAGCGGGCCGATGTCATGCTCTCAACCACCTGCTGCTGCGTCATGCTCGCATCGCTGCTCGCCATGGCGTGCGCCTTCGGACCACTCCACCTGCTCAAGCTCTACACCGTCCCATACCTTGTATTTGTGATGTGGCTTGACCTGGTGACGTACCTGCACCACCACGGCAGCCCCGAGCAGCAGCTCCCCTGGTACCGCGGCGAGGAGTGGAGCTACCTGCGTGGGGGGCTCACCACCGTGGACCGGGACTACGGCTGGATCAACAAGATCCACCACGACATCGGCACCCATGTCATCCACCACCTCTTCCCACAGATCCCGCACTACCATCTCGTAGAAGCA ACCAAGGCTGCGAGGCCGGTGCTGGGCAGATACTACCGGGAGCCCCAGAAGTCCGCAGGGCCGCTGCCACTTCACCTCTTTGGCGTGCTCCTCAGGAGTCTCAGAGTGGATCACTTTGTCAGCGACCACGGGGATGTCGTCTACTACCAAACTGACCACACCTTGCTTGATCAACACCCAAAACGACCATAA